In Burkholderia gladioli, a genomic segment contains:
- a CDS encoding MarR family winged helix-turn-helix transcriptional regulator, with the protein MYKLTDSVPYLLNRVGVRMGELFSRRIASYGVTLPMYRVMASLKETPDQRLNDLSEMTTIELSTLSRLIGTMEKMRLVSRSRLENNARTVAIALTKEGARLVAELMPIAQHFEEVAVNSLSPATVKVFKKTLIDVYARLDSIEEELHLQVNEK; encoded by the coding sequence GTGTACAAGCTCACCGACTCCGTTCCCTATCTTCTCAACCGCGTCGGGGTACGTATGGGCGAACTGTTTTCGCGCCGTATTGCCTCCTACGGGGTCACGTTGCCGATGTACCGGGTGATGGCTTCGCTGAAGGAGACCCCGGACCAACGGCTGAACGACCTGTCTGAGATGACAACCATCGAGCTGTCGACGCTCTCGAGGCTCATTGGCACGATGGAAAAAATGCGTCTGGTTTCCCGTAGCCGACTCGAGAACAACGCCCGGACGGTTGCAATTGCGCTGACCAAGGAGGGTGCTCGACTCGTGGCCGAACTGATGCCCATTGCCCAGCACTTCGAAGAGGTGGCGGTGAACTCGCTTTCGCCTGCAACGGTGAAGGTCTTCAAGAAAACCCTTATCGATGTCTATGCCCGGCTGGATAGCATTGAGGAAGAGCTGCATCTTC
- a CDS encoding flavin reductase family protein: MEALSVPHPQLGDSFRAAMRRITSTVTIVTADDGSRRHGMTMTAVSSLSMDPPSMIVCTHQSTFLHDILQSAQSFCVNVLRRDHVAVSTVFSGKAPPEERFQVGEWIVENSIHRLSDAQANVFCKKVAAVPFGTHTIFIGTVTDVRLNDDGEPLLYRNASYC; this comes from the coding sequence ATGGAAGCCCTGTCAGTACCCCATCCTCAACTAGGCGATTCTTTTCGCGCTGCGATGCGGCGAATCACTTCCACCGTGACTATCGTGACGGCTGACGACGGCAGCCGTCGTCACGGCATGACGATGACTGCCGTCAGCTCGCTTTCGATGGACCCGCCCTCCATGATCGTCTGCACACATCAGTCCACCTTTTTGCACGACATCCTTCAATCGGCACAAAGCTTTTGCGTGAACGTTCTGCGTCGGGATCACGTCGCGGTTTCGACTGTCTTCAGTGGCAAGGCACCGCCTGAGGAGAGATTCCAGGTCGGAGAATGGATCGTCGAAAATAGCATTCATCGGCTCTCCGACGCTCAGGCAAATGTTTTTTGCAAGAAAGTGGCCGCGGTGCCTTTCGGCACCCATACGATTTTTATCGGAACGGTTACCGACGTTCGGTTGAATGACGATGGGGAGCCGCTTCTATATCGAAACGCATCCTATTGCTGA
- a CDS encoding flavin-dependent monooxygenase, translating to MMLADDKELEAVLPPSAQAPSADVLRDRIAALGKTLLEYAAQVEIDRRVSMESIEELRAIGYFDLLKPRAFGGYEQDFSVLVDLNIDLAKWCASTAWVAGLLSAHQWLVASFPQQAQHDVWDSDPNALVCGSYAPVCKAEPVEGGYVISGRWSFASGCDCAQWSLCAAILPATGEREAPAPAFLLVPETDYRIEDTWHVIGLAGTGSKTLVLDKVLVPAHRALLFSETTSGNTPGARLYGQQPGFSIPMLSAIPSCLASVAVGTAQGALHDYLERTSWRVTRGAVAGAANKMAEFPTIQLRVADAAASCDAARKILLADLRDREATVKGAKEITVEDRITSRRGQAFAVSLAIRATEALNASTGGQGLDVSHPVQRAWRDANAVGRHISMNWDTVGTMYGQMALGLEPKGQY from the coding sequence ATGATGTTAGCTGATGACAAGGAACTTGAAGCTGTTCTCCCCCCGTCCGCTCAAGCTCCATCCGCCGACGTGCTGCGTGACCGGATCGCTGCATTGGGCAAGACCCTGCTCGAGTACGCGGCACAGGTTGAGATCGACCGACGCGTGTCAATGGAAAGCATCGAAGAGCTGCGGGCTATCGGTTACTTTGATCTGCTCAAGCCGCGAGCCTTCGGCGGATACGAGCAGGACTTTTCGGTGCTTGTCGACCTGAACATCGACCTCGCAAAGTGGTGCGCGTCCACGGCGTGGGTTGCTGGTCTGCTATCAGCGCACCAATGGCTCGTGGCAAGCTTCCCGCAACAGGCGCAGCACGACGTATGGGACAGTGATCCGAACGCCCTTGTATGCGGCTCGTACGCTCCTGTTTGCAAGGCGGAGCCGGTCGAGGGCGGTTATGTGATCAGCGGCCGCTGGAGCTTCGCGAGCGGTTGCGATTGTGCACAGTGGTCTCTCTGCGCTGCAATTCTGCCAGCCACCGGGGAGCGCGAAGCACCGGCTCCAGCGTTCCTGCTCGTCCCGGAAACAGATTACAGGATTGAAGACACATGGCATGTCATTGGTCTTGCCGGCACGGGAAGCAAAACGCTGGTTCTCGACAAGGTCCTTGTCCCCGCCCATCGTGCGCTGCTTTTTTCGGAAACGACATCCGGAAACACGCCCGGAGCTCGACTGTACGGGCAACAGCCGGGTTTCTCGATTCCCATGCTAAGTGCTATCCCGTCCTGTCTGGCTTCCGTCGCCGTCGGAACGGCGCAAGGCGCGCTGCATGACTATCTCGAGCGCACCAGTTGGCGCGTGACGCGCGGTGCGGTGGCGGGCGCAGCCAACAAAATGGCTGAGTTTCCCACCATTCAACTCCGTGTGGCTGACGCAGCCGCCAGTTGCGACGCAGCCAGGAAGATCCTGCTGGCTGATCTGCGGGATCGTGAGGCTACCGTTAAGGGTGCCAAGGAAATCACTGTGGAAGACCGCATCACAAGCCGCCGCGGACAGGCGTTTGCGGTTTCCCTGGCGATTCGCGCGACGGAAGCATTGAACGCGTCGACGGGCGGGCAAGGGCTGGACGTTTCCCATCCGGTACAACGCGCATGGCGCGACGCAAACGCGGTCGGCCGCCATATCAGCATGAACTGGGACACGGTAGGGACGATGTACGGACAGATGGCCCTCGGTCTCGAGCCGAAGGGTCAATATTGA
- a CDS encoding amidohydrolase family protein, translating into MKFKAEMKIALEEHFAIEQTVQDSAGFVPQSYWGELKSRLLDLHERRIREMDENGIELMILSLNAPTVQAIPDTNIAYELSRRANDYLAEQIARRPDRFKGFAALPMQSPELAARELERCVTELGFVGTLVNGFSQSENDGILYYDLQQFRPFWATVQRLDVPFYLHPRNPLTAHAPIYDGHPWLLGPTWAFGHETAVHALRLMGSGLFDDYPDLKIILGHMGEGLPYSMWRVDNRNAWVETTPNYPAKKRIADYFQANFWLTTSGNFRTQTLVDAILEIGSDRILFSADWPFENVDHAAQWFDSASISDNDRIKIGRTNAARLFKFEV; encoded by the coding sequence ATGAAATTTAAGGCAGAAATGAAAATTGCTCTTGAGGAACACTTCGCGATCGAGCAGACAGTTCAGGACTCAGCGGGGTTTGTTCCCCAATCATACTGGGGAGAACTTAAGTCCCGCCTGCTCGACCTGCACGAGCGGCGCATCCGCGAGATGGACGAGAACGGCATCGAACTGATGATTCTGTCGTTGAACGCCCCCACCGTTCAGGCCATTCCCGACACCAATATCGCATACGAATTGTCGCGACGCGCAAACGACTATCTGGCTGAGCAGATCGCGAGGCGGCCGGATCGTTTCAAGGGGTTCGCAGCTCTTCCGATGCAATCCCCCGAGCTTGCTGCCCGGGAACTGGAGCGATGCGTAACCGAACTCGGCTTCGTCGGCACATTGGTTAACGGCTTTTCCCAAAGCGAGAACGACGGAATCCTTTACTACGACCTGCAGCAGTTCCGCCCCTTCTGGGCGACCGTTCAGAGGCTTGACGTACCCTTTTATCTGCATCCGCGCAACCCGCTCACGGCACACGCGCCTATCTATGATGGGCACCCGTGGCTGCTCGGCCCGACGTGGGCCTTCGGACACGAAACGGCGGTCCACGCACTGCGCCTGATGGGCTCCGGTCTGTTCGATGATTACCCGGATCTGAAGATCATTCTGGGCCATATGGGGGAAGGACTTCCCTACAGCATGTGGCGAGTTGACAACCGCAACGCATGGGTCGAGACAACGCCGAACTATCCGGCGAAGAAGCGAATTGCCGATTACTTCCAGGCCAATTTCTGGCTGACGACGTCAGGCAACTTCCGGACTCAGACGCTCGTCGACGCAATCCTCGAGATCGGCTCGGATCGCATTCTATTTTCAGCCGACTGGCCCTTCGAAAACGTCGATCATGCTGCGCAGTGGTTCGACTCGGCGTCCATCAGCGATAACGATCGCATCAAAATCGGCCGCACAAATGCAGCACGACTTTTCAAGTTCGAAGTTTAA
- a CDS encoding MFS transporter, giving the protein MQEEAIDVHEELASASIGKTHISLGVILTLLTMFDGYDTFSPAYVIHYIREPWSLLLQQAGMLVSSGLIGFLCGAALHGLIADRLGRRDTLISGLWITTVFSILTALFAGSFTTFCVLRVLTGLGLGVLLPLSTTYINELAPRRVANTFSLWGVALGWALGGAAAAIIGVFLTPITGWRGLYWVGSLSAFLIPLLYMYLPESPRFSLLRGRTDEIRVILAKLRPERADLYRVLPLLTPQISARATASSLISAHRRLSFSIWLTSFLSLFCIFGLSGWIPTLMQARGESFATSFAFGALMQIMSLVGGLVCGYIIDRRGAPRAWLSAWWLGGAVAVGGLVFFHGHLSNLIFCALTGFCVIGAQFMLNNFTAHSYHTDVRATAVGMELSVGRLGAILGPFISGSLQQVFQGQNMMLLAMSAAAAAAGISILFAVKTRSACSEPNEISSTNATVRTV; this is encoded by the coding sequence ATGCAAGAAGAAGCTATTGACGTGCATGAAGAGCTGGCCAGTGCCAGCATCGGAAAAACACACATCAGTCTGGGCGTCATACTCACCCTGCTTACGATGTTCGATGGATACGATACGTTCAGTCCGGCGTATGTTATCCACTACATACGGGAACCATGGTCCCTCTTGCTGCAGCAGGCCGGCATGCTCGTGTCAAGCGGACTGATTGGGTTTCTTTGTGGTGCTGCCTTGCATGGGCTCATCGCTGACAGACTCGGACGAAGGGACACACTCATCAGTGGCCTCTGGATAACCACCGTCTTCTCGATACTGACTGCCCTGTTCGCAGGCTCGTTTACTACCTTTTGCGTTCTGCGCGTACTCACGGGACTTGGGCTGGGCGTTCTTCTTCCGCTTTCCACTACCTATATCAACGAACTGGCTCCGCGCCGGGTAGCCAACACTTTTTCCCTCTGGGGCGTGGCGCTGGGCTGGGCGTTGGGCGGGGCCGCGGCCGCCATCATCGGAGTTTTTCTTACGCCCATCACGGGCTGGCGAGGACTCTATTGGGTGGGATCCCTTTCCGCGTTTCTCATTCCGCTGCTGTACATGTACCTTCCCGAATCACCCAGGTTTTCCCTGCTGCGCGGACGAACAGATGAAATCAGAGTGATTCTCGCAAAACTCCGTCCAGAGCGTGCCGACCTGTATCGTGTTCTCCCGTTGCTCACGCCGCAAATCTCCGCACGCGCCACCGCGTCCAGCCTCATCAGCGCGCACAGACGGCTGTCGTTCTCTATCTGGCTGACAAGTTTCCTGAGCCTTTTCTGCATCTTTGGGCTGTCTGGCTGGATCCCAACTCTAATGCAAGCTCGCGGGGAGAGTTTCGCGACAAGTTTCGCTTTTGGCGCCCTGATGCAGATCATGTCGCTCGTCGGCGGACTGGTGTGCGGATACATCATCGACCGGCGTGGCGCACCCCGCGCATGGCTCAGTGCCTGGTGGCTGGGAGGCGCGGTGGCAGTTGGTGGACTTGTATTTTTTCATGGCCACCTGAGTAACCTGATCTTCTGTGCCTTGACGGGCTTTTGCGTCATCGGCGCTCAGTTCATGCTCAACAATTTCACCGCTCATTCGTACCACACGGATGTCAGGGCAACAGCCGTTGGCATGGAGCTCAGCGTCGGCCGGCTTGGCGCGATTCTTGGCCCGTTCATCAGCGGCTCGCTGCAACAGGTGTTTCAGGGGCAGAACATGATGCTGCTGGCGATGAGCGCAGCTGCAGCTGCAGCAGGGATCAGCATCCTTTTCGCAGTTAAAACCCGCAGCGCCTGTTCCGAACCAAACGAGATCTCCAGCACGAACGCAACCGTACGCACTGTTTAG